Below is a genomic region from Penaeus monodon isolate SGIC_2016 chromosome 33, NSTDA_Pmon_1, whole genome shotgun sequence.
TGTCATTCAACTGAATGGAGTTTTCCTTAACCTCCACCAACTCTTTGCTGCTGTTTTCACTCTGGAAGCCTTTGATTTTCTTCTCAGCTCTGACAGATGATGTGCCACTGTGGTTTGGCTCATCCTCTACCAATAAATCCTTGGCTTTGGTAGTgggcttcctcctccttttccctaaaCAAGGCTGAATGGATATGTCTGTAAAAACATCTGAGAGCGTCTTCTTCCCAGGCTCACTTACAACTTTATTTTCTGGGAGATGTTCCTGTCCATTCTCTCCCTGAGATGCTGCAAGAAGACTCTGCACTTCATCTGAATTCTTTTCCGTATACTTGGTGTGAATCTCTGAAGCTATATTCAATGTCTCACTAACTTCAATATACGAATGATCAATATCTGAGGTTTCATCAACCTCTTGCATAATGCATGTAACACTTTCTACAGTGACATCATCATTGTGCTCTGAAATCACTACATCAGCTTTAGACATTAATAGAGAATTGGAAGAACTGCTTTTTGTTAAAGGGATCAGATTAGCTGAATTTATCTTATCTGCTTCTGCTACAATGGTAGTGTCTTTGGTAAACATCTCATTTTGTACATATAAACTTTCACTCTCATCGTCATCATGTAATGCAATTGGTGATCTAGTAACAGTATTCAACTTGTCACTGTGAAGATCTACCACTTCTCTATCACCTACACCTCCCATCTCTTTTTTATGGTTCATGTTATGTATTACTTTTTTAACTGAAGACTGATCATATTCACTCACAAGTGAGTCATTCCTGAGACAAGGAAGTAACAAGGGAACCTCTGTCTGTGTCTCAGCTGCACAGTTAAATAAATCCTCCTCTAGTGTCTTGGTTGCACCCTTCTTCTCCATTACATTTAGCGTTGGCAACTTGTCAAAAGCTGTTTCTATTCTGCACTCCTTACCCAACAACATAGATCCATAGCTTACTATATCCAACTTTTCCCCATGGAAATGATTCTTTGCTTGGATTTTCCAAATGGAGCACTGGTCTCCTATGAAATTTAGACTAACATTATTACCCCATGGAATAAAAACCCCTTGGCACATTAAACAGTTTTCACAGTATTGGTAAAACACCTTAGAATCACTACCTTTACACAACAAACAATCATAATAGTTCATATCTGCACAATATTCACACtctttatgtgtgtattcatCTACTTCTGAATTCATTAAGGCTACCTGAGAGGTATGACCTATCCAATTATCAAAGGATTCACCAAGCACAGAGTTAcagtctctttccttttcatatagACACAAACTGTGCTCATCAGTTATCTGACTGTTGCTCAAGGCATTCCAGTTCGCATTCCCATCTTTGCTGTTCCAGATACAATGAACACTTGTTGGGGAAGACTTGGGTTGAGCACCTGAGAGATCCAATACAGGTGAGCCATCTGGCTTACTATTATCTTGATATGTTTGAGGCAGGTGTGACTTTGATGATAGTGCATCTTGCCTTATCTCTTCATGGCAAAATCCCTGGCCCTGAAAATAAatgggcctttttaaaaaatcaaaatttgaaaGCACATCTTATCACTAGAAGGTCTCTTACAAGAGATGCAGCTACCATCAAAGTCACATTTCCTCTACtcaatatcatcttttttttaaaagaaaagtgaaacaGACTATTTCTTTAACaataaacaaagattttttttcttacctcatTGTCGTTATCACTCCCTGGATCCAGACCATCTTCCGAACGTGATCTCGCCCTACCTCTTccccgccctcttcctctcccccgacTCATATCCTCAGACCGGGATTTCCAGCCTCTTCCTCTGCCCCGCTTCCTAGCAGATGTCTGAGACATCTGGATGCACCGCAGACATCTGGGCTTTAGCATCTGAAAGGACACAAAATACCTGTTATGAACTCATAATagagaaaatttaataaagtGGTCCTAAATATAACAAAGCACTTTTCATTGAAAAAAACGATAATCTAAGCAACTAAGagcttcttttctcctttttccctaagGACTGNNNNNNNNNNNNNNNNNNNNNNNNNNNNNNNNNNNNNNNNNNNNNNNNNNNNNNNNNNNNNNNNNNNNNNNNNNNNNNNNNNNNNNNNAGTAAATGTATATGCTTTTAACTGGACATAGCTCTTAGTTCAGGCTAAATCAAACTGTCTTTTGGGGAGGTAATCTTATATCATAGCATGGGGTATAGGAAAAATTAATTCAATATTGGAAAACTTGCCACAATGACAATAAAGTTATAGCACCTAGTCTCTCATAGATTCCTATTTATTAATTCTGATTTCTAATCTAGTTGTGTTGAtgatcaaaaagaataaaatgtgaGGAAAGGCCATCAAGACCAACAGTTCTCACCTTGTCTGTTCTTGGATATTTCAGTTTAAGTTTTTGGACAGTTTCTAAAAACTTTGTTCTGACATCTGTCTTTGACTCTGTTAAGGTCTGCTGCAACTCATCTATAATATCAAGCAGATGATAGCACGCTTTGCAAACAACCTGgaatgagaaaattaaataaaaacatcagTACAATCATGTGTACAATCGCATGCTcaaactcacataaacacacacaataataccagtaaagaagtttttttgtttttttttctcacacattTTAATATCAACAATCTATCTAATCAAACTCAATAGCNNNNNNNNNNNNNNNNNNNNNNNNNNNNNNNNNNNNNNNNNNNNNNNNNNCATACACCACCACCAGATCACCCCCTcgcatacaaaatatacacataaaaggcACTATCATTGCCGACCTGTGAATGCAAGCGTCCATCCTCTAGTTTGTATCCCAAGACGTCCGTGAGGAGCACCAGGAGGGGGGCATGGGAGTGGTTCATGGAGGCTTTGATTGACTCAAAGTTTTTGTCAGAGACTGGATTACAGCACACAAAGCACAGCCGCGTCCGCTCAATTTCCTCGTGGTGAGAACCTTCTCCATGCATGGGATGCTGGTGGGATTGAAAGAAGCTTCAAATGTAATGGGTACAAGGAGGAAAATTCATAATTTGAAGTATTAAGGAAAGGTGTTACATAACTTACGAATCTACATATAACCTTAAAATAATGTACAACCCTTTAACATCAACTCCCTTTTAAACATGTGATTATCATCTCAGCATTTATGCCCTCCATTAAGGGATATCTTCTATTCTGCCAGGCAAGAGCAGCAAAATCACCAGTCAACAtggtattatacaatataatcttTGGATAGTGAATCATGTGaactaaatttaaatttgaataaacAAGGGAGNNNNNNNNNNNNNNNNNNNNNNNNNNNNNNNNNNNNNNNNNNNNNNNNNNNNNNNNNNNNNNNNNNNNNNNNNNNNNNNNNNNNNNNNNNNNNNNNNNNNNNNNNNNNNNNNNNNNNNNNNNNNNNNNNNNNNNNNNNNNNNNNNNNNNNNNNNNNNNNNNNNNNNNNNNNNNNNNNNNNNNNNNNNNNNNNNNNNNNNNNNNNNNNNNNNNNNNNNNNNNNNNNNNNNNNNNNNNNNNNNNNNNNNNNNNNNNNNNNNNNNNNNNNNNNNNNNNNNNNNNNNNNNNNNNNNNNNNNNNNNNNNNNNNNNNNNNNNNNNNNNNNNNNNNNNNNNNNNNNNNNNNNNNNNNNNNNNNNNNNNNNNNNNNNNNNNNNNNNNNNNNNNNNNNNNNNNNNNNNNNNNNNNNNNNNNNNNNNNNNNNNNNNNNNNNNNNNNNNNNNNNNNNNNNNNNNNNNNNNNNNNNNNNNNNNNNNNNNNNNNNNNNNNNNNNNNNNNNNNNNNNNNNNNNNNNNNNNNNNNNNNNNNNNNNNNNNNNNNNNNNNNNNNNNNNNNNNNNNNNNNNNNNNNNNNNNNNNNNNNNNNNNNNNNNNNNNNNNNNNNNNNNNNNNNNNNNNNNNNNNNNNNNNNNNNNNNNNNNNNNNNNNNNNNNNNNNNNNNNNNNNNNNNNNNNNNNNNNNNNNNNNNNNNNNNNNNNNNNNNNNNNNNNNNNNNNNNNNNNNNNNNNNNNNNNNNNNNNNNNNNNNNNNNNNNNNNNNNNNNNNNNNNNNNNNNNNNNNNNNNNNNNNNNNNNNNNNNNNNNNNNNNNNNNNNNNNNNNNNNNNNNNNNNNNNNNNNNNNNNNNNNNNNNNNNNNNNNNNNNNNNNNNNNNNNNNNNNNNNNNNNNNNNNNNNNNNNNNNNNNNNNNNNNNNNNNNNNNNNNNNNNNNNNNNNNNNNNNNNNNNNNNNNNNNNNNNNNNNNNNNNNNNNNNNNNNNNNNNNNNNNNNNNNNNNNNNNNNNNNNNNNNNNNNNNNNNNNNNNNNNNNNNNNNNNNNNNNNNNNNNNNNNNNNNNNNNNNNNNNNNNNNNNNNNNNNNNNNNNNNNNNNNNNNNNNNNNNNNNNNNNNNNNNNNNNNNNNNNNNNNNNNNNNNNNNNNNNNNNNNNNNNNNNNNNNNNNNNNNNNNNNNNNNNNNNNNNNNNNNNNNNNNNNNNNNNNNNNNNNNNNNNNNNNNNNNNNNNNNNNNNNNNNNNNNNNNNNNNNNNNNNNNNNNNNNNNNNNNNNNNNNNNNNNNNNNNNNNNNNNNNNNNNNNNNNNNNNNNNNNNNNNNNNNNNNNNNNNNNNNNNNNNNNNNNNNNNNNNNNNNNNNNNNNNNNNNNNNNNNNNNNNNNNNNNNNNNNNNNNNNNNNNNNNNNNNNNNNNNNNNNNNNNNNNNNNNNNNNNNNNNNNNNNNNNNNNNNNNNNNNNNNNNNNNNNNNNNNNNNNNNNNNNNNNNNNNNNNNNNNNNNNNNNNNNNNNNNNNNNNNNNNNNNNNNNNNNNNNNNNNNNNNNNNNNNNNNNNNNNNNNNNNNNNNNNNNNNNNNNNNNNNNNNNNNNNNNNNNNNNNNNNNNNNNNNNNNNNNNNNNNNNNNNNNNNNNNNNNNNNNNNNNNNNNNNNNNNNNNNNNNNNNNNNNNNNNNNNNNNNNNNNNNNNNNNNNNNNNNNNNNNNNNNNNNNNNNNNNNNNNNNNNNNNNNNNNNNNNNNNNNNNNNNNNNNNNNNNNNNNNNNNNNNNNNNNNNNNNNNNNNNNNNNNNNNNNNNNNNNNNNNNNNNNNNNNNNNNNNNNNNNNNNNTGTCACGACCTGTTCCTCAACCATCGGCCCCGTTGGCATGTACCCTCCAGGCTGACCTCCCAGTGTCCCCTCATCGTTTCCATCTGCCGACACAAACGAGCTACTAGCCGTGTTAATCATCGCTTGGGGATGAGTANNNNNNNNNNNNNNNNNNNNNNAGAAACCTTCATAGACGACTTCGGGCGAATCGTTCGCGCTCTCATCCCACTTTTCTGCCATCTGGAAAACAGGACAAGGCTACGGCTATCATAAAAGAGAGCAACACTGACTACAGCATCAATAGCCACAAAGAACAGGAAAATTTCTTTCAATCTTAATAAAAATATCTAGACtgttatgaatatttaaaaaatcatagcaCCATCAGAAGTAATAAACAGTTCTGGATAGTGACTGAATCAGTAACTAACTAGGCAAGGGCAGAAAACTAAACACttgttcatttaaaatatataaaatgtatagaaaaGATAACAGATCCTATACTGAATATAACAGACATAATCACTTgtcatttctttttactttgtatGTCAAATGCCATTTAAAAACTGTAATGCAACAATGCATAGGAAAAGGCTCCTTGTATCTTAGCTNNNNNNNNNNNNNNNNNNNNNNNNNNNNNNNNNNNNNNNNNNNNNNNNNNNNNNNNNNNNNNNNNNNNNNNNNNNNNNNNNNNNNNNNNNNNNNNNNNNNNNNNNNNNNNNNNNNNNNNNNNNNNNNNNNNNNNNNNTCATACTTATGGAGCCATTTATGTTGtaaagacatttcacaaaacaaaactacagtaaaCATTACAGGATCCCTGTGACAATGAGTTAAACAGACTTNNNNNNNNNNNNNNNNNNNNNNNNNNNNNNNNNNNNNNNNTAATATGCATGCCTTATTTTGNNNNNNNNNNNNNNNNNNNNNNNNNNNNNNNNNNNNNNNNNNNNNNNNNNNNAATCTATATTTTACTCTTTTACATCTTTTGTAGCCTATGTATGTTATTAAGATGAAAAGTGCCGgctaaaaacaacacaataaatcattaataattattctaTCTTTAACCTGATGTCTCCAANNNNNNNNNNNNNNNNNNNNNNNNNNNNNNNNNNNNNNNNNNNNNNNNNNNNNNNNNNNNNNNNNNNNNNNNNNNNNNNNNNNNNNNNNNNNNNNNNNNNNNNNNNNNNNNNNNNNNNNNNNNNNNNNNNNNNNNNNNNNNNNNNNNNNNNNNNNNNNNNNNNNNNNNNNNNNNNNNNNNNNNNNNNNNNNNNNNNNNNNNNNNNNNNNNNNNNNNNNNNNNNNNNNNNNNNNNNNNNNNNNNNNNNNNNNNNNNNNNNNNNNNNNNNNNNNNNNNNNNNNNNNNNNNNNNNNNNNNNNNNNNNNNNNNNNNNNNNNNNNNNNNNNNNNNNNNNNNNNNNNNNNNNNNNNNNNNNNNNNNNNNNNNNNNNNNNNNNNNNNNNNNNNNNNNNNNNNNgctttcttcatatatatctaaatgtgtcAATATAACTTATTAATGAATTacttataaataacataaatgttgcttcaaaaaacaaaacacatcttggctttatctgtatatttacttGTTTGGACACGCAAATTTCTGAGAGTATTTCTTCAACTTCATTACCCAAGTCGACCACGTAGTTTGATGTTGCTTTTCATTCACTGATGGTTGATTCGTGATGTTACCAATGTGAACTGAaatagtatataaacataataccaATGCCACAAGTTAAGAGTAAAAACTAATAGTTAAGTGATTCTACCAAATACTGCTGCCTACAATTGCCAACAAATTGATACCAATGGCCTGATTACGATGGATACTGTCCAGAAAGTTTACCTTGTAGACACCAACTGTTGTTATGGCATTTACCCCAATAGCCAGGAAAATCATGAAATGTATCAAAGTAGCTTAGTGAGCATAAAAAAATAGAGCAGGACCTCTTACATGAAAAAAGCAACATCAAGATCATATAGTTGATGTGGCATGTCACTGTGCAATAGCTACAGCTTCCTACCTTTGGCACTCAAGCACAGGCAAACAAATCTCCACCAAATATATTCTGCCAAAATGGAGCTACTTNNNNNNNNNNNNNNNNNNNNNNNNNNNNNNNNNNNNNNNNNNNNNNNNNNNNNNNNNNNNNNNNNNNNNNNNNNNNNNNNNNNNNNNNNNNNNNNNNNNNNNNNNNNNNNNNNNNNNNNNNNNNNNNNNNNNNNNNNNNNNNNNNNNNNNNNNNNNNNNNNNNNNNNNNNNNNNNNNNNNNNNNNNNNNNNNNNNNNNNNNNNNNNNNNNNNNNNNNNNNNNNNNNNNNNNNNNNNNNNNNNNNNNNNNNNNNNNNNNNNATAGTCACAATTGGACATTGCATGAATTATAAGACATTTTGTTTATATGGATTAGTTCTCATaaactgaaaatgaaaacaattcaATGTAGACTACAAAATATTAAAACAGGTTAAAGAAAGGACCCATTTTTCATCACCATAAACGACCACCAAGTATCAGATTTAAAAGTATCTCTGGTATCTATTGTCAATTGAGAAACCAGTTCATGTTTTATCCTGCTACAATATACATGGTGGAGATTTGTTGACCTTTTCCAAAGCAACNNNNNNNNNNNNNNNNNNNNNNNNNNNNNNNNNNNNNNNNNNNNNNNNNNNNNNNNNNNNNNNNNNNNNNNNNNNNNNNNNNNNNNNNNNNNNNNNNNNNNNNNNNNNNNNNNNNNNNNNNNNNNNNNNNNNNNNNNNNNNNNNNNNNNNNNNNNNNNNNNNNNNNNNNNAAAAAGTTCNNNNNNNNNNNNNNNNNNNNNNNNNNNNNNNNNNNNNNNNNNNNNNNNNNNNNNNNNNNNNNNNNNNNNNNNNNNNNNNNNNNNNNNNNNNNNNNNNNNNNNNNNNNNNNNNNNNNNNNNNNNNNNNNNNNNNNNNNNNNNNNNNGGAGTTGGGGATATGCCGTGCTATAAAATGTTACTGTAACAACAGTGATTACTTGACCATTTCTACAGCCTGGTTCAACAGTTCATTGAACGTTTGTAAATTACTAAACATGGTTAttgaaaacaaaccacacaaaggTAGGGAAAAACCTAATGCCACTGTCAAaataaggtgggaggggggggatcacaatcattgatatatacataatctgcACTAGCAAAGAATAATGTTAAGAGTGAAGATAATAGGTTGCAACAACTGCGTGCACAGACAAAGTCTGCAGCAATCGTACAGGAGTTCCCACAACATTAGGAAGGTTTATGTTTCCTATGATAATGTATTAGGATTCCCAAGAGTGCCTCAAGGTTACNNNNNNNNNNNNNNNNNNNNNNNNNNNNNNNNNNNNNNNNNNNNCACAATTTCATAATCAGACTCGACTGTACCAAATCAAATTCACCCTTATGAGGCACAGTGTCAAGCGATTACAGCAGCCGCCACACTTCATTCTGCCACAAGGACCCCCACACCTCCACCAAGTATCTCCTGAAACAACACAGCTTGGACTTGGCTCTTATTTAATGGTTAATAACCGAGGAAGTCTATATGCCTCCTGTCGGAATATATTTGGTGGAGATCTGTTAGCTTTTGCCATAGCAAGGCCAATGACATTTNNNNNNNNNNNNNNNNNNNNNNNNNNNNNNNNNNNNNNNNNNNNGCTTCCCCCTGTCttgggaataaatagaaggtaggaaaggttaggtttgcaTGCACGTCACTCCCGGTNNNNNNNNNNNNNNNNNNNNNNNNNNNNNNNNNNNNNNNNNNNNNNNNNNNNNNNNNNNNNNNNNNNNNNNNNNNNNNNNNNNNNNNNNNNNNNNNNNNNNNNNNNNNNNNNNNttcaaaaaattaaaaaaataaataaaccccaaaacaaaccccttcCCCCGCACTTACACCCTctccaacccacccacaccccatcaCGAATCCCCCAGGCACCCATTCCCCCCCATGAGAGGCCGGGTCACAGTCACAAACCTGCACAAACAacgagaaaacgaggaaaagggaGTCTCGCATCAGGACCCTCGCTTCATCTTGTTTACAAAGATGGCGGACGACAGGGTTTGAATCNNNNNNNNNNNNNNNNNNNNNNNNNNNNNNNNNNNNNNNNNNNNNNNNNNNNNNNNNNNNNNNNNNNNNNNNNNNNNNNNNNNNNNNNNNNNNNNNNNNNNNNNNNNNNNNNNNNNNNNNNNNNNNNNNNNNNNNNNNNNNNNNNNNNNNNNNNNNNNNNNNNNNNNNNNNNNNNNNNNNNNNNNNNNNNNNNNNNNNNNNNNNNNNNNNNNNATTTATTATGGGGTACAGGGGAGATTTACGGGGAGAGATTGGGTGCGAAATGGGAATTACGGGATTTACAGGGATACATTGAGGTTATGGGGACTTACGGGAAGAAAATGGGAGCGAATG
It encodes:
- the LOC119594132 gene encoding LOW QUALITY PROTEIN: uncharacterized protein LOC119594132 (The sequence of the model RefSeq protein was modified relative to this genomic sequence to represent the inferred CDS: inserted 1 base in 1 codon), which translates into the protein MRDSLFLVFSLFVQMAEKWDESANDSPEVVYEGFXXXXXXXXTHPQAMINTASSSFVSADGNDEGTLGGQPGGYMPTGPMVEEQVVTHPMHGEGSHHEEIERTRLCFVCCNPVSDKNFESIKASMNHSHAPLLVLLTDVLGYKLEDGRLHSQVVCKACYHLLDIIDELQQTLTESKTDVRTKFLETVQKLKLKYPRTDKMLKPRCLRCIQMSQTSARKRGRGRGWKSRSEDMSRGRGRGRGRGRARSRSEDGLDPGSDNDNEGQGFCHEEIRQDALSSKSHLPQTYQDNSKPDGSPVLDLSGAQPKSSPTSVHCIWNSKDGNANWNALSNSQITDEHSLCLYEKERDCNSVLGESFDNWIGHTSQVALMNSEVDEYTHKECEYCADMNYYDCLLCKGSDSKVFYQYCENCLMCQGVFIPWGNNVSLNFIGDQCSIWKIQAKNHFHGEKLDIVSYGSMLLGKECRIETAFDKLPTLNVMEKKGATKTLEEDLFNCAAETQTEVPLLLPCLRNDSLVSEYDQSSVKKVIHNMNHKKEMGGVGDREVVDLHSDKLNTVTRSPIALHDDDESESLYVQNEMFTKDTTIVAEADKINSANLIPLTKSSSSNSLLMSKADVVISEHNDDVTVESVTCIMQEVDETSDIDHSYIEVSETLNIASEIHTKYTEKNSDEVQSLLAASQGENGQEHLPENKVVSEPGKKTLSDVFTDISIQPCLGKRRRKPTTKAKDLLVEDEPNHSGTSSVRAEKKIKGFQSENSSKELVEVKENSIQLNDKGKSRDCRYICEFCGKKFNSIGGFRYHVDGHEASVARVFTCYICSYKTRRKADLRKHMVIHTGEKQYKCEVCGQEFSVNSSYTXHMRIHSGEKPYKCTTCGKDFRSGGTLKQHMVKHTGARNFICEVCGSSFSLRHHYTAHWKLHSGDMPIKCKVCSISFRNYSALRHHRKKNHPKEEAHRLKNLKMKMMRVDDIKVKPRPKVIDPSIDVLQQAMAAAVESVNCECVDSYTQTLPVNVDTSDSIVSKIIADNLASKDSVVLAITDIQEEEIEKVDTVSNSPKYIQHTLSNELGDRTHASIVHSVDVSDGAASTLGGSEEKSTVHYTSENSLHSSFYNGDGVNSARDFIVVNNEGEPMPDLKPENVKVVQTSNEDTSPMYIVLSDIQAQDSQLYIVLDKDAHVSG